Below is a window of Stigmatopora nigra isolate UIUO_SnigA chromosome 3, RoL_Snig_1.1, whole genome shotgun sequence DNA.
ATTCTCACTGGGTGTGAAAGTAGGAATCCAATGGGGAGGCATGGCAACACAATGCTTATAAAGACACGAGACACACCCGGCTTGGCGCCTTTAAGTCAGCTCACTCTCAAAGAGTAGATAGCAAGCAGCACTTTGCAGAAAGCATGTTCAGCCTTATCAAATTACCAAGAGTCGTCACCATCAATCAAGTGCCCAAAGTAAGTTTGTTCTATCTTTAATGCAACATAAAGTTAAATTTGTGTAAAATCTGTCATtgggatattttttattttatcttcaaGCATGGTTTGGTACATTATAATGAGacccaaaacaaagaaaaacaactgaATAGAAATTCAAGTTCAAATTCGTAACGGTGGTGTCgaagcagtatttttttaaagtattgttaaggggttagggttaggggttagggttaaagtTTATAACATATGATGGATTTTCTTGTGAAATAATTCTGCATAACTACTTACAATTATATTAAACACATGCCTGTTGCATTCttttagaaacaaaaaaacaaaatattgcaatACAATGGAGAATTGCATCTAAAGGAAAGCAGagattatatgtatgtataaaaatTGTACCGAtcagtcatttttcttcttcttgtaggCGACCATCATTGAGAAAGAATGTTTTGTAAAACAATCACAATTATTTTCTGATACAGAATAACACATTGGCTACATAATAGATAAATGTTGTAGTTCTCCTAAATAGCATTcaggtaaaaacattaaaaaaaaacatttgaagttATCCAGGGTCAAGTTGTTTCTGTAAGAATAATGTGTGAGTTCCAAAGAAATTTAACCCAAATTATTCATTAATGTCTATACACAAGACCATTTGTGCTATCTGTTTCTTTCTTAAGGAGTTCCATGAGGACAGCATAATCTCAGGGTACCGTTACCCCCGTAGTTCTGCCATGGACTGTATTTTAAGTCTCTTTCAGCTGACCAACGAGACCCTTAACATTTGGACCCACTTCTTGCCCACCTGGTATGTACCTGCAAAATAATGGGCCGGGCTACTGATTGCTTGTTTGACATGCGtgtgaataaataatatttcaaaaaactTGATAGCAATTGGctcaattgtgtttttatttcaatgtcgaaaagtatttaaatagtattttaaataataattgttattAATTAACAGTTTTCGGcttttttgcatatttgttttcaaagaaTTTTAATTTCGGTCCATCCTgaattcaggatttttttttctgaactgcttatcctcacatggattgaagggggtgctggaacctatcccagctgacgatgagcaccctgaattggcaTCTCTAATAACGACTAATTTCTTTGAGGGTAAACATATCCCAATGTATGAGATGAAGGTGGTTTAACTCATACTATTTCCCAATAAGTTATGgtgaatttaaaaatcaaagttgGCCATTCACAGGAGTGAATTTTCCCACCAGATGAGAATTTTTGTCACATTCGTTTTCTTTGAATTAATAATGTACTTGTTtcacccccttttaaatccatttatgaCATAGATTATCTTTTATCCACTTTGAAAAATACTTGAATGACTGCATCTACTAGTTTGTCCTCCTTACAGGTACTTCCTATGGAAACTCTTGAGTGTAGTGCTGATACAAACTGTGTGGCAGCATTACTTCATCTGGCCTTTGGTGGTCTTAATCGTTTCCAGTTGCATCTATCCACTGGCATCAACCTGTGCGCACACCTTCAACAGTATGTCACCACGGGCACGACACATGTGCTTTTATATTGACTACGGAGCTCTGAGTTTCTATAGCATGGGTGAGTGCATTGTTTATACTCCACTGATACGCCTACTGTAAAGACATTTTAACCACCTTACGTTACAAAAATTTGGTGACTAAAGAGACAGCTCACTAAGATAAAGCATTTTTGTACTactgaaactaaaatattttataactATACTGAACATGTCAAAGTTATACTTATGAAGTCTCCCTCAAAATGCGgattaccatgttttttttgctctataagcagtttttggtaagcccttctcagttgtttttataaatttCAGGTGATCGTAGGGATTTGCTGTGGAGACCCCTGATGGGATAAGTCAAACCAATGTTGAGATTAGAGCACCATCTTGCCGTTCAGTGTGACAataacatggaaaatgaatatgtGCACCCCCAGCaacacttgttaaaaaaaaaaaaccctgtgaCTTATGATCCGGAAAATACGCTAAATGTTTGTAAATGCAGAAGGTTCAATATCAGGTCTGGACCTTCCTTTGGGGAGTTTGTATATTTTCTGGggcttgtgtgagttttctACGGGTACACTGATTTCCTCCTATATCcataaaacatgcaaggtaggctggttgaacactaaattgcccccagatgtgagtgtgggtgtgaatggttgtctatctccttgtgccctgcgattggctgaccacctatTTAGGGTGCACCGTGCCTGGTGTCTTTAtttagccgggataggctccagcacaccctgcgagccttgtgaggataaacggtacgGAAAAGGattgaatgaattattattatttgtggtACTTGGCGTCGTTTAAAGAAATCCCCAACTCCATTTTGTAATTTAAAGACAATATTCAAACTGTCAATTCATGTTTATAAAAGAGGTTTATAACATAGTTGTGTTGTATTTCAGGTTCTGCAATTGCATATTCAGCGTACGTGTTTCCAGATAAGTGGGTAAACAACATCTTGCATCGGAGTTTCATCCCCATTTCTCTGCTTAACTCGATTATATGTACCAGCCTGGCCTGCTACTCAAGGTATGCTAAGAAATGCTCGGTCGACATTTTACATTAACATTGACATTTGAGGTTACCAtgttggcttcacagttctaaatttcaagggttcaatcccaggtttggaTCTTCccgtgtgtttgcatgttcttcttggGCTTGCGTGAATTTtctatggtttcctcccacatcccaaaaaccctgttagtagattagattagataatttaTTAATTccatatttggaaaatttcactgtcacaggagcaagagggtgagaatacagacacagcaaaggGATCTTTTAACACTCTAATTTGTCCCTAGGtatgcgtgaatggttgtctgtcttgtcTGTTGTACCCTGCCGTTTGCCAGCCACCAATTCACGGTGTCCCGCGCCTGGTTCCCATATTTGGGTGGAATAGGATCCAGCAACCCATTTGAGAATAAGCGGGATGggaaatggatgaatggacCTACACAGCTTCCTCAAACTTTTAAATACCACTATTTATCAATATTCATCCTTTTTCTGGACACAAAAGCTATTGTAAAGAAAATGACAGCCATAGATAGTACACTTTAAACTAGTTTAATgtgaaatatatcaaaatagaaaaaagattaTACAAAGATTCAACATGTGAAATGGAATCTTATGAATCATAGGG
It encodes the following:
- the paqr5b gene encoding membrane progestin receptor gamma-B — protein: MFSLIKLPRVVTINQVPKEFHEDSIISGYRYPRSSAMDCILSLFQLTNETLNIWTHFLPTWYFLWKLLSVVLIQTVWQHYFIWPLVVLIVSSCIYPLASTCAHTFNSMSPRARHMCFYIDYGALSFYSMGSAIAYSAYVFPDKWVNNILHRSFIPISLLNSIICTSLACYSRFPECQRPRFTKALRIAAFAYPYLFDSIPLLYRVFLCEGDGCTDNDANVFHKIHILLATLTGFLFATHLPERLAPGSFDYIGHSHQLFHVFGVLGTHFQIMAIECDMKSRRPWLLDHSLPITFDNSLGVTLLSLLVNLTIVLLFCLPLVSTPVDQQKKHNS